Genomic window (Desulfovibrio sp. TomC):
ATTCTGGCCGGAGCCGCCTTGGGCCTTAACGCGGCCTTCTCCTCGTCCAAGCTGGGCGAGACCGAACAAAACCTCGTCACCCTGCGCATGCAGGTGCAGCATATGTTTTCCGGCTCAGCCGATTACAGCGGTCTGGACAATAGCTTGGCGCTCAAAGCCGGGGTGGTGCCCAAATCATTTATTAAGGGTGAAGTTCTCAAAAACGCGTTCGGCGGCAACATCACCTTGACCTCAGTGACAGCCGATGCGGCCTTTTCCATCGAGCTCACCAGCATCCCCCAGGAAGAATGCACCAAGCTGGCAAAATTCCAGACGGATGCCTGGCTCGGTGTGGATGTCAACGGCCATGTCGTGGATCGCCTCTCGGATACGGTGGTCACGGACATCGTTTCCTATTGCGAAGATACCAACACCATCCTCTTCACGGCGAGATGACCATGACCTCGCTGGCTGAGCTGTCCTTTTCGGACCTGATCATCTTGCCGGACGGGTCCGCGCGCCTCAAAGGGTGCCCCGACTCAGGACAGCAGCTCATCCCCGTCCCACAGGATTGCGCGGCCGAGGTGAGGGAGTTGCCCAAGAAGCTGATCGACGCGGTCTTGGCCAAACGCCAGACGGACCCGGCCACGGGGCTTCGCGTGGAACCCCGAACGATTCGGTATTCCCATAACGACGTGTATTACCGGGTGGCCGAAATCCAGGATGTCGATTCCGGTCAGACCTGGTTCATGCGCCGGCTACCGGCAGCAGTGCCCGTACTGCCGGAACTCGGATTGCCGTCGTACCTGACCGATTGGCTGCTTCTCGCGGAACAGCGACAGGGCCTTATCTTGGTGGCCGGGGCGCAGGCTTCGGGCAAGACCACGACGGCCAGCGCCTTGGTGGCCGGCCGGCTCAAAAGACATGGCGGCCATGCCGTGACGTTTGAAAACCCTGCGGAATTGCCCCTCGGCGGCAGTTGGGGGGACCACGGCTACTGCTTTCAGACGGAGATTCAAGGGGAGCACGAACTTCCCATGCAAATCGAGCGGGCGCACCTATACGCTTCGCCCAACGTCATTTTCATTGGCGAGATCCACACCAAGTTCGCGGCGCTGGAGGCCCTGCGCGTGGCCCTGGGGTCCCGGCAGCAACTGGTGGTGGCCACCATCCATGGCCTTGATGTCATCGCGGCCCTGGAGCGGCTCATCAACTGGGCGCAGGAGCTTGATGGGGTTAACGCCTGCGAGAACCTAGCCAATTCCCTCCTGGCCATCCTGCTTCAGGATTTGGAGAGCGAGCCAAAGTTGCAGAAGTGCCCGCAATACCTGCTTCTCCCTTTCGCCGCTTCCAACTCCGAAAGCGCCATGCGCATAAGAGGCCTTCGGGCGAAACTGCGCGAACGACAACTGCAGACGCTCGGTGACGATATGCGTGATTTGCGCAACCGCATCGCCGACCATGGACTCAAGGCCATATGAAAGCCCTGGCCGTTCTCATGATTCTTCTCGGCCTCCTGGCCACGCTGCGTTTCAGGGGCATGGACTCCCAGGATGATCAGCGGACAGAGACAATAGCCGCGAACTTCGCGGTCTACCGCAATGAAGTGCACCGCTACGTTTTTAACAGTCACAAAACGCCTGGAGAGATTGCGACGGCATCCCTGGACCTACCTACGGGCTGGTCGATGCTACGTCCTTGGCACGCCCGGATCGAGGCGGGCTGCCTCTACGTCTGGGGGGAAGCGTCGCCCGAGGAAATAGCAGTCGTCCGGGATTTGTACTGGGGAAGCTACGCCATCGGCCGCGCGGCGGCGGGCCGGCTTTTCCCCAGCTACGGCGGCGTTACGCCGGTCCCGGCCTTCGTCTCCGAGGGCGACATCGTGAGTGTGGTCAGCGTGGAGTAATCGCATGAAACTCATTGAAACTATCGGCGCGCTGCTGGTCCTTTTCATCATGCTCCCAGTTCTCTTGAACCTGTGGGAGCTGGGCGCAAACGAGCTCGAAAAACGGCAGGCCGCCGACCAGCTCGTTGCGGTGACCAAGGCCGCTTCCGCCTATGTCCGCAAGCACCAGACGGACCTTTTGACGCAAACCTCGTCCACCAGCGGCCCGACGATCAGCACGGACCCGTTGGTAACGGAAGGGTTCCTGGAGGCCGGCTTTCAAGGGCACAACGTCTGGGGCCAGACCTATCAAATCGTCTTTCGGCAGCCAGCTTCCAATACGTTGCAGGCCGTGGTGCTGACCACAGGTGGACGAGGACAGGATTCCAAGGATGTCCGCTTCGCCACCTCGGTCGTTCCTTCGGCGGCTGCGATGGCGGGAGGGGCCGGCGGCTTCATCCCCACTGGGGATATTCCAGACCAGCCGTCGAGTTCGCTACGCGGAGCTTTCGGCGGGTGGACAATCAACCTGGTCAGCGTCGGGATCACATCCCCAGGGCCTGGGCATCTTGGGGCACTGAGCACGTTCGACAGCTCAAGCCTCGGCCAGGATTTTCTCTACCGAGTGGCCGTCCCGGGCCACCCGGAACTCAATCAGATGCAGACGGAACTGGATATGACGGATCACGCGATCCGAAACCTCTACGCGGTCCAGTTCACGGCCCGAAGCTTAGGCAGCGAAGTCTGCGATTCGTCCGTGGAAGGCAGGGTGTTTCTAGATACGACCCAGGGCCTTTACATCTGCCGGAACGGCAACATGGAAATCCTGGCCGACACCGGAAACAGCACGCTTTTGAAAAACGCCACTCTGGCCAAGGACGGGGATCTCATCGACAAGCCGTCCTGTCCGCCGGGCACCGATACCACTCCGCAAATCTTCGTGACTCCGACCATCGCCGCTGCCGGGGCTGCGGCTCCACCCCTCACGTCGTTTCAGACCTGGGCGACCAGCACCAGCGATACGCAGTGGCAAGTGCATCTGCGGCTGCTGACCACAGATGACACTTTGGGTTGGGTCAATCCCGTGTCGGACTACGGCCGCATCATGGTCTGTACAACCTGCGCCAAAGGAAGTTGATCATGCTCAATGATCCCAATGAATATATTGAGACCCAAAGGATGCGGAAGTGGCCGTTTTATGCCGCAATTTTTGGCGGGGCTATACTGCTCGGCGTCTTGGTGTACTCGGTGGAGTTCTCCAGCCAAAAAAAACAGGAGGAGAAAACAAAACCACCGATTGCAGCCCGAGACGACAAACCCTTGGTCAGCGATGCCGGCGGTATGGGCATGGCGACGCCTCCAGCGTCGCCAGCGCCAACAACACCGCCCAAGCCCATCGTGCAGGTGGTCACCAGCAACGAGCCGCCGGAATATAAACGCGAACTGGAAGAATTGCGCAGACAGCGGCATCAAGCCGCCATGAGCGCACTTTCTTCGCCGCTTGTCATTCGCAAGGTCAAGGACGAGGCGAAGACAGGGCTCCTGGGTGAAAACAATGCACTGAAGCCCGAAAAAGAGCCGGCTGATCACCTCGATCGACTTGAGCGGCTCGCGGGAGCGCCCCGGGAGGGGGACTACAACCCGGCGGCGGACAAAGACAAGGAAGCGTTCTTTGATCGGGCAAAGAAGACCGATAAGCAGTGGATTTCCCCCAACACCCGAATGGCAGGCCAGCGGTATGAGGTCAAAACTGGTGCCGTGATCCCAGCGGTGATGATCGGCGGCATCAACTCCGATCTCCCCGGCCAGATCATTGCCCAGGTCAGCCAGAATGTCTTCGACACGGCCAACGGCCGGTTTCTCCTCGTTCCGCAAGGGGCACGGCTGTACGGAGTCTATGACTCCCGGATCATCTATGGCCAATCCCGTGTGCTCGTAGCCTGGAACCGCATCATCTTTCCCGATGGCTCGGCCATCACCTTGGAATCCATGCCCGGCACGGACAGCGCCGGCTATTCGGGATTCAATGATGAAGTGAACAATCACTATTTCCGGACTTTTGGCGGCGCACTGCTCATGTCGCTCATCACAGGGACCACTTCCTGGGCCGTGGACAGCATGACCCCGACATCCAACAGCTCCAATTCCACAAACAGTTCCTCGAAACCGACTCTCCAACAGGAAATGGCCTCGGCCCTGGCCACGCAGTTCGGACAGACCACCTCCAAGCTTCTCGAAAAAAACATGAACATCAAGCCGACGCTGGAAATCCGGCCTGGATACCGGTTCAACGTCATCGTCACCAAAGACCTGGTCTTCAAGGAGCCTTATCGTGAGCAGTGAGATCATTCAGCACGGCCTGGGTGGAATCAAGACGCGCCGCAAGCTTTGGCGATGGGGCTACCTCATTTTTATGGTGCTCTTGGCCTTGGTCAGCTTGTCTTTGGCTACCCAGCAGGTGGCGAACATCTTCGGCAACCATCCGTCCTTGGGCAAACCTTGGGGCTCGGTCTTCGGCATGGCCTGGTACGCTCCCTGGAAAATTCTTTCGTGGCACCAGTGGAGCAACGAATACGAGGCCGTGCGCCGGGCCGAATTCTATGGGCAGATGCTTTTTATCGTGCCCCAGTTTCTCTTTCTGGGTTTTGCCCTACTGAACATGCGCAAACCCAAGCAGGCCTCCGATCTGCATGGATCAGCCCATTGGGCGGCCGAGGATGAGATCAAGGAGATGGGGCTTCTGGGTGGCCAGGGCATCTATGTCGGCGGCTGGGTCCAGAAATTCCACGGCTGGCAGGCCGTCAGGCAATGGCTCCATGGCCGTCGCGCGCAATTGCAACGCTATCTGCGGCACGATGGTCCCGAGCACGTGCTCCTTTATGCGCCGACTCGGTCGGGCAAGGGCGTGGGTATCATCCTTCCGACGCTGCTTTCCTATCCCGATTCGACAGTGAGCCTTGATATCAAGGGCGAAAACTGGGCGCTGACGGCAGGCTGGCGTCACTCACAGGGGCACAAGGTTCTGCGGTTCGATCCCTCGGATGCCAGCTCGGGCGACGACAGGATCGGCACGTGCTTTAATCCCCTGGAAGAGGTGCGCCTGGATACGCTCCAAGCCATCCCGGACGTGCAAAATATTGCAACAATGATTGTGGACCCCGAGGGCAAGGGCCTTCAGGACTACTGGGCCAAGGCAGGATTTGCCTTCATTGCCGGTGCCCTGCTGCATTGTCTGGTTTGGGTGCGCCACAAACAAAAGCGACCGGCCACCTTGAGCGATCTGGGGAATATGCTGGCCGACAAGGATCGCACGATTGAGCAGCTCTTTGAGGAAATGCTCAATGTCGATCATGCGGCTCTTGTCGCGGAATGCTTCCCTTCCGGAGCAATCGGCGGTGAGGACATCCACACGTTTATCGCCAGCTCAGCCCGGGAGATGCTCAACAAAAGTGCCAATGAGTGCTCGGGCGTGGTGGGGACGGCGGTGTCCAACCTGGCGCTTTACCGCGATCCCGTGGTGGCCATGAACACTGCGCGCTCCGATTTTCGAATTCGCGATCTCTTGCATTTTGAAAAGCCGGTGAGTCTCTATCTCGTCGTCAGCCCAACAGATGTGAACCGGGTGCGCCCGCTGCTTCGGCTGATTCTAAACCTCATTATTAGCCGCATTTGCGAACGTATGGAATTCGAAAACGGAGTCCAGAAGAAACCGCCACGTCGCCTGCTGATGCTGCTGGATGAGTTCACGTCCATCGGCAAGATGGAGGTCGTCAACAAATCAATCGCCTATGCCGCCGGCTATGGCATCAATTATCTGCTCGTCATCCAAAACATAGAGCAACTTAATGAGACCTACGGCAAGGAAAACGGCATCAAGGGCAACTGCCACATTCGAATTGCCTACGCGCCGAACACGCTGGAGACAGGCAAAGAGCTTTCGGAAATGACGGGCAAGACGACCGTTGTGACCGAAAAGACCTCTTTATCGGGCTCTCGGAGTGGCCACTTGAAAAACGCCTCGGTCAGCGTCAGCGAAACAGCCCGTCCCCTTCTGACACCGGATGAATGCATGCGTTTACCGGGCCTTACGAAAGAGGGAGGGAAGGCCAAAAAGGCCGGCGACATGCTCATTTTCGTTGCCGGCCGTTCCCCGATCTATGGTCGTCAAATACTGTATTTCCTGGACCCCGTTTTTTCTGATCGGG
Coding sequences:
- the pilM gene encoding type IV pilus biogenesis protein PilM, whose amino-acid sequence is MKALAVLMILLGLLATLRFRGMDSQDDQRTETIAANFAVYRNEVHRYVFNSHKTPGEIATASLDLPTGWSMLRPWHARIEAGCLYVWGEASPEEIAVVRDLYWGSYAIGRAAAGRLFPSYGGVTPVPAFVSEGDIVSVVSVE
- a CDS encoding TrbI/VirB10 family protein, whose protein sequence is MLNDPNEYIETQRMRKWPFYAAIFGGAILLGVLVYSVEFSSQKKQEEKTKPPIAARDDKPLVSDAGGMGMATPPASPAPTTPPKPIVQVVTSNEPPEYKRELEELRRQRHQAAMSALSSPLVIRKVKDEAKTGLLGENNALKPEKEPADHLDRLERLAGAPREGDYNPAADKDKEAFFDRAKKTDKQWISPNTRMAGQRYEVKTGAVIPAVMIGGINSDLPGQIIAQVSQNVFDTANGRFLLVPQGARLYGVYDSRIIYGQSRVLVAWNRIIFPDGSAITLESMPGTDSAGYSGFNDEVNNHYFRTFGGALLMSLITGTTSWAVDSMTPTSNSSNSTNSSSKPTLQQEMASALATQFGQTTSKLLEKNMNIKPTLEIRPGYRFNVIVTKDLVFKEPYREQ
- the pilV gene encoding shufflon system plasmid conjugative transfer pilus tip adhesin PilV produces the protein MKLIETIGALLVLFIMLPVLLNLWELGANELEKRQAADQLVAVTKAASAYVRKHQTDLLTQTSSTSGPTISTDPLVTEGFLEAGFQGHNVWGQTYQIVFRQPASNTLQAVVLTTGGRGQDSKDVRFATSVVPSAAAMAGGAGGFIPTGDIPDQPSSSLRGAFGGWTINLVSVGITSPGPGHLGALSTFDSSSLGQDFLYRVAVPGHPELNQMQTELDMTDHAIRNLYAVQFTARSLGSEVCDSSVEGRVFLDTTQGLYICRNGNMEILADTGNSTLLKNATLAKDGDLIDKPSCPPGTDTTPQIFVTPTIAAAGAAAPPLTSFQTWATSTSDTQWQVHLRLLTTDDTLGWVNPVSDYGRIMVCTTCAKGS
- a CDS encoding type 4 pilus major pilin, with product ILAGAALGLNAAFSSSKLGETEQNLVTLRMQVQHMFSGSADYSGLDNSLALKAGVVPKSFIKGEVLKNAFGGNITLTSVTADAAFSIELTSIPQEECTKLAKFQTDAWLGVDVNGHVVDRLSDTVVTDIVSYCEDTNTILFTAR
- a CDS encoding ATPase, T2SS/T4P/T4SS family — its product is MPKKLIDAVLAKRQTDPATGLRVEPRTIRYSHNDVYYRVAEIQDVDSGQTWFMRRLPAAVPVLPELGLPSYLTDWLLLAEQRQGLILVAGAQASGKTTTASALVAGRLKRHGGHAVTFENPAELPLGGSWGDHGYCFQTEIQGEHELPMQIERAHLYASPNVIFIGEIHTKFAALEALRVALGSRQQLVVATIHGLDVIAALERLINWAQELDGVNACENLANSLLAILLQDLESEPKLQKCPQYLLLPFAASNSESAMRIRGLRAKLRERQLQTLGDDMRDLRNRIADHGLKAI
- a CDS encoding type IV secretory system conjugative DNA transfer family protein gives rise to the protein MSSEIIQHGLGGIKTRRKLWRWGYLIFMVLLALVSLSLATQQVANIFGNHPSLGKPWGSVFGMAWYAPWKILSWHQWSNEYEAVRRAEFYGQMLFIVPQFLFLGFALLNMRKPKQASDLHGSAHWAAEDEIKEMGLLGGQGIYVGGWVQKFHGWQAVRQWLHGRRAQLQRYLRHDGPEHVLLYAPTRSGKGVGIILPTLLSYPDSTVSLDIKGENWALTAGWRHSQGHKVLRFDPSDASSGDDRIGTCFNPLEEVRLDTLQAIPDVQNIATMIVDPEGKGLQDYWAKAGFAFIAGALLHCLVWVRHKQKRPATLSDLGNMLADKDRTIEQLFEEMLNVDHAALVAECFPSGAIGGEDIHTFIASSAREMLNKSANECSGVVGTAVSNLALYRDPVVAMNTARSDFRIRDLLHFEKPVSLYLVVSPTDVNRVRPLLRLILNLIISRICERMEFENGVQKKPPRRLLMLLDEFTSIGKMEVVNKSIAYAAGYGINYLLVIQNIEQLNETYGKENGIKGNCHIRIAYAPNTLETGKELSEMTGKTTVVTEKTSLSGSRSGHLKNASVSVSETARPLLTPDECMRLPGLTKEGGKAKKAGDMLIFVAGRSPIYGRQILYFLDPVFSDRVKVPTPVQSDSLNRATTANPKAQTSLERQSGYAAYLKAQEVQA